A window from Bacteroidales bacterium encodes these proteins:
- a CDS encoding YiiX/YebB-like N1pC/P60 family cysteine hydrolase, with protein sequence MRTIIAILKVILALGFTVILLSADSVREQKYFPKTGDMVFQTISGSKLTNAIAGITQSEYTHCGIVDFQKGKWVVIEAYGKVRVFPMNEWISQGNFKRYAVCRLKPGLDKKIPDLMTEVRKMIGKPYDYGFDTTDAAIYCSELIYKAYKKATGQYIGKTNKLGELNWKPHEKYIRSQCKGKLPLDRELITPKAIAEAGEVEMVFNNIKY encoded by the coding sequence GCTTCACAGTAATATTATTGTCCGCAGACAGCGTAAGAGAACAAAAGTATTTTCCAAAAACCGGCGATATGGTTTTTCAGACAATATCGGGATCAAAACTAACAAATGCAATTGCCGGGATTACTCAATCAGAATATACACATTGTGGTATCGTGGATTTTCAGAAAGGGAAATGGGTGGTTATTGAAGCATATGGCAAGGTAAGGGTATTTCCAATGAACGAATGGATAAGCCAGGGCAATTTCAAAAGATATGCGGTGTGCAGATTAAAGCCCGGATTAGATAAGAAAATCCCAGATCTTATGACTGAAGTCAGGAAAATGATCGGAAAACCTTATGACTATGGGTTCGATACAACAGATGCAGCTATTTATTGTTCAGAGCTGATTTATAAAGCATATAAAAAGGCAACCGGGCAATATATAGGAAAAACCAACAAACTCGGCGAACTGAACTGGAAACCCCACGAAAAATATATTCGTTCGCAATGCAAAGGCAAACTGCCGCTCGACAGGGAATTGATCACTCCAAAAGCGATTGCAGAAGCCGGTGAGGTTGAAATGGTATTTAACAACATAAAATATTAA